One part of the Limnochordia bacterium genome encodes these proteins:
- a CDS encoding carbohydrate ABC transporter permease translates to MAVVQKKGFGAGRSLLFILMTALGVFQLLPLIFMVSHAFKPLDELFLFPPRFFVRNPTLDNFSDLLVATSGTWVPFSRYLFNSVFVSVVVVLGSVLISSLCAYPLAKHHRMPGRDFIFNVIVSALMFPGAVTTIPGYLVINALGLIDKYWALILPALAAPMSMFLMRQFMMQIPDSLIDAAKVDGASELDTFLKVVVPFAKPAWATVTIFAFMGVWNDAWAPVVYMRTEAMKTLPVAIQTIAGGGIGRAGAAAAASLLMTAPVIIIFLILQSQVLSTMAYSGIKA, encoded by the coding sequence ATGGCAGTGGTACAGAAGAAAGGGTTTGGGGCCGGAAGAAGTCTGTTGTTTATTTTGATGACGGCTTTAGGAGTCTTCCAATTACTTCCACTAATATTTATGGTTTCGCATGCCTTCAAGCCGTTGGATGAATTGTTCCTGTTCCCACCACGGTTTTTCGTGCGGAACCCAACACTTGATAATTTTTCGGATTTGCTAGTTGCTACCTCTGGCACCTGGGTGCCTTTCTCGCGATACTTGTTCAATAGTGTGTTTGTTTCTGTCGTCGTAGTACTGGGTAGTGTGCTGATTTCTAGTTTGTGTGCATATCCCTTAGCGAAGCACCATCGCATGCCGGGGCGGGATTTCATTTTTAACGTGATTGTTTCTGCATTGATGTTTCCCGGCGCGGTAACAACAATTCCAGGTTATTTGGTTATTAATGCCCTCGGCCTTATTGATAAGTATTGGGCGTTGATCTTGCCAGCTCTGGCGGCGCCAATGAGCATGTTCTTGATGCGTCAGTTTATGATGCAGATACCTGACTCGCTTATTGATGCTGCGAAGGTAGACGGAGCGTCGGAGTTAGATACTTTCCTGAAGGTGGTTGTGCCCTTTGCCAAGCCCGCGTGGGCCACGGTAACGATTTTTGCGTTTATGGGTGTTTGGAATGACGCCTGGGCGCCTGTGGTATATATGCGGACTGAGGCGATGAAGACCTTGCCGGTCGCCATTCAGACTATCGCTGGTGGCGGTATTGGTCGAGCGGGCGCTGCCGCTGCCGCTTCGCTGTTGATGACGGCACCAGTGATTATTATCTTCCTGATTTTGCAGAGCCAGGTATTAAGTACCATGGCGTACTCCGGGATTAAGGCGTAA
- the gpr gene encoding GPR endopeptidase translates to MWSEYDYLDTRTDLAIEAQELFVKEEGPPEIPGVEVYKEEGKTATVTRIFIKSKVGAQMMNKLPGNYTTIEAQGLRQRDVETREEVSQLLAKELTRYTKDLDTSAVVLVIGLGNWNATPDALGPKVVNKIMVTRHLYQLVPAEGRGGLRPVAALAPGVLGLTGIETGEIILGVTQRIKPGLVICIDALASRSSKRLCSTVQISDTGINPGAGVGNRRLAITPEVLGVPVVSIGVPTVIHATTIINDGLRILEEGPEAFEQDEDVPRATSLHVDPRMITHPERTASKEGGSNQRKQVIQQLLTPYMGSMIVTPKEIDVLIDDVADVLAGGLNACLHEQVDLNEVLKYIQ, encoded by the coding sequence ATGTGGTCTGAGTATGACTATTTGGATACGAGAACCGATCTGGCCATAGAAGCCCAGGAACTTTTCGTTAAAGAAGAAGGTCCACCTGAAATACCTGGGGTGGAAGTGTACAAGGAAGAAGGGAAAACCGCTACCGTCACCCGCATTTTCATCAAGTCCAAGGTCGGGGCACAAATGATGAACAAACTACCGGGAAACTACACAACGATAGAGGCCCAGGGCCTTCGTCAGAGAGATGTGGAAACGAGGGAAGAGGTAAGTCAGCTTCTGGCAAAGGAACTCACCCGATATACCAAGGACCTGGATACCTCGGCAGTGGTACTGGTAATTGGCTTGGGCAACTGGAATGCTACACCTGATGCCCTGGGCCCAAAGGTAGTAAACAAAATAATGGTAACAAGGCATCTGTACCAATTGGTGCCTGCAGAGGGAAGAGGAGGGCTAAGACCGGTGGCCGCCTTAGCGCCGGGAGTCCTGGGGCTTACTGGAATCGAAACAGGCGAGATTATTCTCGGTGTTACACAAAGGATCAAGCCGGGCCTAGTCATCTGCATTGATGCTTTGGCTTCTCGGAGCTCGAAGCGTTTATGTAGTACAGTCCAGATATCCGATACAGGAATAAATCCGGGTGCAGGAGTGGGTAACCGACGCCTCGCCATTACGCCGGAAGTCTTAGGGGTCCCGGTGGTCTCGATTGGGGTACCTACGGTTATTCATGCTACAACGATTATCAATGACGGACTACGGATATTGGAGGAAGGTCCAGAGGCCTTTGAACAAGACGAAGATGTTCCACGTGCTACTAGCCTACACGTGGATCCAAGAATGATCACACACCCTGAACGAACAGCTTCCAAAGAAGGCGGCAGTAACCAGCGTAAACAAGTTATCCAGCAGCTATTGACGCCCTACATGGGAAGCATGATTGTGACGCCAAAAGAGATCGACGTTCTCATCGATGATGTTGCCGATGTATTGGCCGGTGGCCTTAACGCCTGTTTACATGAGCAAGTGGATTTGAATGAGGTACTAAAATATATTCAGTAA
- the rpsT gene encoding 30S ribosomal protein S20 — translation MANTPSAKKRIKVAERRSLRNKSVQSGVKTAIRKYQVALENQPENAPAYLSEAVSLLDKAASKGVIHPNKAARRKSRLTKALNKVQ, via the coding sequence ATGGCTAATACACCTTCTGCCAAGAAACGCATCAAAGTTGCCGAACGCCGCAGCCTTAGAAATAAGTCGGTTCAATCAGGCGTTAAGACGGCAATCCGGAAATACCAAGTCGCCTTGGAAAACCAGCCGGAGAATGCTCCGGCATACCTTTCGGAGGCGGTTTCTTTACTAGACAAAGCTGCATCTAAGGGCGTTATCCACCCCAATAAAGCAGCAAGACGGAAATCCCGTCTTACTAAAGCACTAAACAAAGTCCAGTAA
- a CDS encoding extracellular solute-binding protein — protein sequence MAAINTKVPDKRRIRFAVATLAMLGMLLILIASLQFSMNLVYASADVRSSLFELPEEPYWNMLGLYEEQGYQVTDTEIVIKAVDYSDTNSQTLEVIDELDGRQGEFLVWREDETWVDWTVEIPKSGLYSMNFTYYPIEGKRAPIRRSMKINGEYPFREARRFQFNRLFVDSAPPIQDNRGNDVQPTQVEIKRWMNTDLYDPDGLYLDPVLFYFEAGTHTIRLEALGEPIVLDTIVLGGLEQIPSYEQVLNEYRAKGYKEVDNVLVKFQAEDTYVKSDATLRREFGSDPLSEPFAAGQWRLNEFGGWRWRLGNQEVTWRFTVPETGFYKLSMRVYQDGHLPSIRSIRVDDQFLFEEMKEVRFYRDKHWRVESFADEDGVPYLIPLEAGEHTLSMVVKAGEVSRTVHVFTSTIRRMAELGHRISMLVGRNPDPNMEWELEKRIPGLVDELQEIRDVLAAEVDFLTELAGGKRPIIANSILIVLEQLDQFLDKPDRMVMGLERFQGNQQSLGTWILELQEKPLRLDYIAFSGPDVPEPRGKSSTWERWSLSFFNFKDSFAKDYTGVGSYHDEGRVLEVWSLRGREWTQIIKEMAEETFTPETGIHVNMNVLPSNQTQVLLLASVAQQGPDIAMGVPPTMPVEFAIRNGLVDLSEFEDYEEVITRFRPGAMTPFQYRDGVYAIPENQDFSMMFYRTDILGMLDLEPPQTWEDVYKMIPTLHANRLDFYYAGGFMPFLYQRGGKYYTDDGLKSALDQPEALQAFKEYTDLYTSYRIPMEANFYMRMRSGEIPIGIAGYGVYTQLSVAAPEITGWWEMAPMPGHMKDGGVIDRSAGGSSQVAVIMRDCEDPEAAWEFLKWWTSAEVQARYGTELEALIGVEARWNTANVEALQSLPWPRRDIEAILEQWEWFQEIPVVLGGYYTDRHVNNAWNRVVLQGWNAMEALEEAVREINRELQRKQEEFGITSADDLLGDSK from the coding sequence TTGGCTGCGATTAACACAAAAGTTCCGGACAAGCGGCGCATACGCTTTGCGGTAGCTACTTTAGCAATGTTAGGTATGTTATTAATCCTGATTGCATCACTGCAATTCAGTATGAACTTAGTCTATGCATCCGCTGACGTACGGTCCAGTCTCTTTGAGTTGCCCGAAGAACCCTACTGGAATATGTTAGGGCTTTATGAGGAACAGGGCTACCAAGTTACTGACACTGAAATTGTTATCAAAGCAGTGGATTATTCCGATACCAACTCACAGACCTTGGAAGTTATTGACGAGTTAGATGGGCGTCAAGGGGAATTCCTAGTCTGGCGTGAGGACGAGACTTGGGTCGATTGGACCGTCGAAATACCTAAATCGGGTCTTTATAGCATGAACTTTACCTACTATCCGATTGAAGGGAAGCGTGCGCCGATTCGCCGCTCCATGAAAATCAACGGTGAATATCCCTTTAGGGAAGCACGTCGCTTTCAGTTTAATCGTCTGTTTGTGGATAGCGCACCTCCAATCCAGGACAATCGGGGTAATGATGTACAGCCTACACAAGTTGAGATTAAGCGCTGGATGAATACAGACCTATATGATCCGGATGGTCTTTACCTTGATCCTGTTTTGTTTTACTTTGAGGCCGGAACACATACGATCCGACTTGAAGCTCTAGGTGAGCCAATTGTGCTGGACACCATCGTGCTCGGTGGACTTGAACAGATACCTAGTTATGAACAGGTGTTAAATGAATACCGGGCCAAAGGATACAAGGAAGTAGACAACGTTCTTGTCAAGTTCCAGGCGGAGGATACTTATGTGAAAAGTGATGCTACCCTTCGTCGTGAATTTGGCTCCGATCCATTATCTGAGCCTTTTGCAGCGGGACAGTGGAGATTGAACGAGTTTGGTGGATGGCGCTGGCGGCTCGGGAACCAAGAGGTCACGTGGCGTTTTACTGTACCGGAAACCGGATTCTACAAGCTATCAATGCGGGTGTACCAGGATGGGCACCTACCGTCAATTCGTTCGATTCGCGTAGATGATCAGTTTCTCTTCGAGGAAATGAAAGAGGTTCGATTTTATCGGGATAAGCATTGGCGGGTTGAAAGCTTTGCTGATGAAGACGGTGTTCCTTATCTGATTCCACTTGAAGCGGGTGAGCATACCCTTAGTATGGTGGTTAAAGCCGGTGAAGTAAGCCGTACGGTACATGTTTTCACCAGTACTATTCGGAGAATGGCAGAATTGGGCCACCGAATTAGCATGTTAGTTGGACGAAACCCGGACCCCAATATGGAATGGGAGTTAGAGAAGCGTATTCCGGGCCTAGTAGACGAATTACAGGAAATACGGGACGTCTTAGCCGCTGAAGTTGACTTCCTTACAGAGTTAGCTGGTGGTAAACGACCGATTATCGCTAACAGCATATTAATTGTTCTTGAACAGCTTGATCAATTCTTGGATAAGCCTGACCGCATGGTGATGGGTCTAGAACGGTTCCAAGGTAACCAGCAGTCCCTTGGAACGTGGATTCTGGAGCTTCAGGAAAAACCATTACGGTTAGATTATATTGCGTTTTCCGGACCGGATGTGCCGGAGCCACGTGGTAAGTCTAGTACCTGGGAAAGATGGTCACTTAGCTTCTTTAACTTCAAGGACTCGTTCGCCAAGGACTATACTGGTGTTGGTAGTTACCACGATGAAGGTAGGGTTCTTGAGGTTTGGTCGCTACGCGGCAGAGAGTGGACCCAGATTATTAAGGAGATGGCCGAAGAGACCTTTACGCCTGAGACAGGCATACACGTAAACATGAACGTCCTTCCTTCTAACCAGACCCAGGTTCTTTTGCTAGCTTCCGTGGCTCAGCAGGGTCCCGATATTGCCATGGGTGTTCCACCGACGATGCCGGTTGAATTTGCGATTCGAAATGGGTTAGTCGACCTTTCCGAGTTTGAGGATTACGAGGAGGTAATCACTCGGTTCCGACCAGGTGCCATGACTCCCTTCCAGTACCGGGATGGAGTGTATGCCATACCTGAGAACCAGGATTTTTCCATGATGTTTTACCGTACGGACATTCTAGGAATGTTGGATCTCGAGCCTCCACAGACTTGGGAGGACGTCTACAAGATGATTCCAACCCTCCATGCCAATCGTCTAGACTTCTACTATGCCGGTGGATTCATGCCATTCCTCTATCAACGGGGTGGGAAGTACTATACCGATGATGGGTTGAAGTCTGCATTAGACCAACCAGAGGCATTGCAGGCGTTTAAGGAGTACACGGATCTGTATACAAGTTACAGGATACCGATGGAGGCAAACTTCTACATGAGGATGCGTAGTGGCGAGATTCCCATTGGGATTGCTGGCTATGGAGTCTATACACAGCTTTCTGTTGCTGCGCCTGAGATTACTGGTTGGTGGGAGATGGCTCCTATGCCAGGCCATATGAAGGATGGCGGTGTCATCGACAGAAGCGCAGGAGGTTCGTCCCAGGTTGCGGTGATCATGAGAGACTGTGAGGATCCCGAAGCTGCATGGGAGTTCCTAAAGTGGTGGACCAGCGCTGAGGTGCAAGCTCGATATGGAACTGAGCTAGAGGCGCTAATCGGTGTGGAAGCTCGATGGAATACAGCCAACGTCGAGGCATTGCAGTCGCTCCCGTGGCCGCGTCGAGATATTGAGGCGATTTTGGAGCAGTGGGAGTGGTTCCAGGAAATTCCTGTTGTGTTGGGCGGTTATTACACGGATCGGCACGTAAACAATGCGTGGAACCGGGTAGTCTTACAAGGTTGGAACGCCATGGAAGCATTGGAAGAGGCTGTTCGTGAGATTAACCGAGAACTACAGAGGAAGCAAGAGGAGTTCGGTATCACCAGTGCTGACGATCTCCTAGGCGACTCGAAGTAG
- a CDS encoding sugar phosphate isomerase/epimerase, translated as MKLGVFNALFSQKNLVETLDYIKSLGLDAIEVGTGNYPGNAQCPVDELLADSGKLKKWKRLFDERGIQISALSCHGNPLHPQEEVAKAHRDVQRKTILLAEKLGIDTILTFSGCPGEGPNAKYPNWVTCPWPDDFLKVLEWQWEEAAIPFWQEEVQFAKDHGVEKIGLEMHPGFLVYNPETLLKLRNAVGPVIGANYDPSHLFWQGMDPIATIRELGDAIYHVHAKDCRIDPINTARNGVLDTKHYGDEINRSWIFRTVGYGHSESVWNDIVSNLRLVGYDYVLSIEHEDSLMTPSEGFEKAVQFLKNVLIYETAGEMWWA; from the coding sequence ATGAAACTCGGTGTGTTCAATGCGCTTTTTTCGCAGAAGAACTTGGTTGAAACCCTTGACTATATTAAGTCATTAGGGTTGGACGCAATAGAAGTGGGTACGGGTAACTACCCAGGCAATGCCCAATGTCCGGTGGACGAACTTCTTGCAGATTCGGGCAAGCTCAAGAAATGGAAGCGACTTTTCGATGAGCGGGGGATTCAGATTAGTGCCTTGAGTTGCCATGGAAATCCCCTTCATCCCCAGGAGGAAGTGGCTAAGGCCCATCGTGATGTACAGCGGAAGACAATTCTACTTGCAGAGAAACTGGGCATTGATACTATACTTACGTTCTCTGGGTGTCCAGGTGAAGGGCCAAATGCTAAGTACCCAAACTGGGTTACTTGCCCATGGCCGGATGATTTCCTCAAAGTTTTAGAATGGCAGTGGGAAGAGGCTGCTATTCCATTTTGGCAAGAAGAGGTGCAGTTTGCTAAGGACCACGGGGTAGAGAAGATTGGTTTGGAAATGCATCCAGGGTTTTTAGTATATAACCCGGAGACCCTCTTGAAGCTCCGAAATGCTGTTGGTCCTGTAATTGGTGCCAATTATGATCCAAGCCATCTGTTTTGGCAAGGGATGGATCCAATTGCGACAATTCGAGAACTTGGTGATGCCATTTACCACGTTCACGCAAAAGATTGCCGCATTGATCCAATTAACACGGCGCGCAATGGTGTTTTGGATACCAAACACTATGGCGATGAGATAAATCGAAGCTGGATTTTCCGCACAGTGGGCTATGGTCATTCAGAATCTGTATGGAATGATATTGTCAGCAACCTTAGATTAGTTGGCTATGATTACGTACTGAGTATTGAACATGAAGATAGCCTAATGACGCCTAGTGAAGGCTTTGAAAAGGCCGTACAGTTCTTAAAGAACGTTCTTATTTATGAGACCGCAGGAGAAATGTGGTGGGCTTAG
- a CDS encoding sugar ABC transporter permease has product MAEQKVEVGSKAGGLQTVQLSFGEKLKDLGKNIRKHRLSYLFMAPYLILFLLFTVGPVLAAVYLSFTYFNVLEPPRWIGWTNYRLLFLEDDIFLIAIKNTLVFAIISGPVGYFASFLMAWLINQLKRARLAYTLAFYAPSMTSGVAMGVIWQYFFSGDRYGLVNNFLINLGILREPFLWLKDVTTQMPVVILVSLWMSMGAGFLAMLAGLQTVPEELYEAGAIDGVRSKAQEIWFITLPMMKPQLLFGAVMAVVSSFNVFGVAVALTGLPSPLYATHTIVAHLHDYAFIRYELGYASAIAMVLFVVTFSLNRVLMRVFSTKGDY; this is encoded by the coding sequence GTGGCTGAGCAAAAGGTTGAAGTTGGAAGTAAGGCTGGCGGTCTTCAGACCGTTCAGCTCTCGTTTGGAGAGAAGCTGAAGGATCTAGGGAAAAATATTCGTAAGCATAGGCTGTCGTATTTGTTCATGGCTCCGTATCTGATCTTGTTTCTACTGTTTACGGTGGGTCCGGTGTTGGCTGCGGTGTACCTAAGCTTTACGTATTTTAACGTATTGGAACCACCTCGGTGGATCGGCTGGACGAACTATCGATTGCTGTTTTTGGAAGACGATATCTTCTTGATCGCGATCAAGAACACCTTGGTGTTTGCGATTATTAGTGGTCCAGTGGGATACTTTGCTTCATTCTTGATGGCATGGTTGATTAACCAATTGAAGAGGGCCAGATTAGCCTATACACTGGCGTTCTACGCACCGTCAATGACATCCGGTGTTGCTATGGGTGTTATATGGCAGTACTTCTTTTCCGGTGACCGTTATGGGTTAGTCAATAACTTTCTGATTAACCTCGGAATCTTGAGGGAGCCATTTCTATGGTTGAAAGATGTTACAACGCAGATGCCGGTGGTTATATTGGTTTCTCTGTGGATGAGTATGGGAGCGGGCTTCTTGGCGATGCTAGCAGGGTTGCAGACAGTTCCGGAGGAGCTATATGAAGCCGGTGCAATTGATGGAGTCAGAAGCAAAGCACAGGAGATCTGGTTTATTACGTTGCCCATGATGAAACCACAGCTGCTCTTCGGAGCGGTGATGGCCGTGGTCAGCTCCTTTAACGTGTTCGGCGTGGCTGTAGCATTGACAGGTCTACCTAGTCCGCTGTACGCTACGCATACCATAGTTGCACACTTACATGACTATGCCTTTATCAGGTACGAACTAGGATATGCATCCGCGATTGCGATGGTGTTATTTGTTGTCACATTTTCTTTGAACCGGGTGCTGATGAGGGTATTTTCCACCAAGGGCGACTATTAG
- the holA gene encoding DNA polymerase III subunit delta, producing MAKGESGYQLIQDDISKRSFAPVYWLFGQETYLKDKASEELLEALVPMEQRDWALTSFQGGDLQFDHLVQSITSQTIGADVSVTLIQSFDETRLQPEQLLKIVEVLPRDSHLIILSTNIDRRTKFFKRVNEIGRIAEFNPVSNVDARKWVAKRLKENRVSLEQDAFELLMQRVETDLQLAANEIDKISCYCGRDGGVVTKETLDRLSSLASSGPEDKAIFALVDAVGKRDKMQALVLLRQMLSSGEQPMRIFIMIARQYRLIMGVQRLTRLGYKASDMARVLGCHPFVISKVSAQSRIYSPGQIQEIMELIMEGDRRLKESYEGQALNLEMFLIRLMV from the coding sequence ATGGCAAAGGGAGAAAGTGGGTATCAACTGATTCAGGACGATATCTCGAAGAGGAGTTTTGCTCCTGTATATTGGCTTTTTGGTCAGGAAACGTACCTTAAGGATAAGGCCTCAGAGGAACTACTGGAAGCATTGGTACCCATGGAACAAAGAGATTGGGCCCTAACGAGTTTTCAGGGTGGAGACCTTCAGTTCGACCACTTAGTTCAATCGATCACATCACAGACAATTGGGGCCGATGTCTCAGTGACATTGATCCAAAGCTTTGATGAAACCAGATTGCAGCCGGAGCAGTTGCTTAAGATAGTTGAGGTCTTGCCGAGGGATAGTCACCTAATCATCCTATCGACAAATATAGATCGGCGGACGAAGTTCTTCAAACGGGTCAATGAGATCGGACGCATTGCGGAATTTAATCCAGTTAGTAATGTGGATGCGCGTAAATGGGTGGCCAAACGGCTTAAGGAAAACAGGGTTTCCCTGGAACAGGATGCCTTCGAGTTATTGATGCAACGAGTCGAGACAGATCTGCAGTTGGCCGCCAATGAAATAGATAAGATTAGCTGCTATTGTGGTCGGGATGGAGGTGTAGTTACCAAGGAGACGCTTGATCGTTTAAGTAGTCTTGCCAGTAGTGGCCCAGAGGATAAGGCCATTTTTGCTCTAGTTGATGCTGTCGGGAAGCGAGATAAGATGCAAGCCTTAGTTCTCCTGAGACAGATGCTCTCTTCTGGGGAGCAGCCCATGCGCATATTCATTATGATTGCAAGGCAGTACCGGTTAATCATGGGTGTGCAGCGTCTGACGCGCCTTGGGTATAAGGCGTCGGACATGGCCCGAGTTTTAGGATGTCATCCATTTGTGATCAGTAAGGTAAGTGCGCAAAGCCGGATATACTCCCCGGGACAGATACAAGAGATTATGGAACTGATCATGGAAGGAGATAGGAGACTAAAGGAAAGCTATGAAGGCCAAGCTCTTAATCTAGAAATGTTTCTTATTAGGTTGATGGTGTAA
- a CDS encoding DeoR/GlpR family DNA-binding transcription regulator, with product MLGEQRRAGILNEVQKWGTVRVSNLSELFGVTEETIRRDLEELEKQGLVRRVHGGAIGVGSSFELPYHVREVKNPIEKTSIALQAVELINDGDTIMFDASSTALYTAQRLVQKKNITVVTNSLRIIGELAAYPNIRVIGVGGTLCNTSLGFIGPVATKTISQFHVDKAVFSCKGITDEHGLTDASEVDSEIKRLMVKAAKETIVVVDYSKFGRIAFCNIVHLDQINCVITDSKTSVEWLMKMRERGIRVVQAKTGSAPITRKKEYPPGRNMSI from the coding sequence ATGCTCGGAGAGCAACGCCGAGCAGGGATTTTGAACGAAGTTCAAAAATGGGGTACGGTGCGGGTCTCAAACCTAAGTGAGTTATTCGGTGTTACAGAAGAGACTATTCGACGTGACCTAGAGGAACTGGAAAAGCAGGGATTGGTCAGACGAGTCCACGGGGGAGCCATTGGGGTTGGTTCTAGTTTTGAGCTGCCATACCATGTCCGAGAAGTCAAGAATCCGATAGAGAAAACCAGTATTGCGCTACAGGCAGTTGAGCTCATTAATGATGGAGATACGATCATGTTTGACGCAAGCAGTACTGCCCTGTATACGGCGCAGCGGCTGGTTCAGAAGAAGAATATAACCGTGGTTACAAATTCGCTGCGAATTATAGGAGAACTGGCGGCTTACCCTAACATTAGAGTTATTGGAGTTGGTGGTACTCTCTGCAATACCAGTTTGGGGTTCATAGGTCCGGTAGCAACAAAGACAATTAGTCAATTTCACGTAGACAAGGCAGTTTTCTCCTGCAAGGGGATTACCGACGAACATGGACTGACTGATGCCAGCGAGGTAGACAGCGAGATTAAGCGACTGATGGTCAAGGCGGCCAAGGAAACCATTGTTGTTGTGGATTACTCAAAATTTGGGCGCATTGCTTTCTGTAATATTGTTCATTTAGACCAGATCAATTGCGTAATTACAGATAGTAAGACCAGCGTCGAGTGGCTTATGAAAATGCGGGAGCGAGGTATCAGGGTAGTGCAAGCAAAAACGGGCAGTGCACCGATTACCAGGAAAAAAGAGTACCCTCCGGGCAGGAATATGTCCATTTAG